A single region of the Glycine max cultivar Williams 82 chromosome 20, Glycine_max_v4.0, whole genome shotgun sequence genome encodes:
- the LOC102660937 gene encoding uncharacterized protein has product MAVKELFHSSDQEAGYEESTLLQQQVDPYEEEETLSLSDLPIYSTSGSISARWGGTDDFSKEDGKDFGGDHDDNNDDNLFEFFSEEFTTSSTNNYATAENIIFCGKLIPFKNINIPPRADERNIINTERMINVQKGIAKRSSKGSKSSFESCDYSSLGKVSLVRSPTNSRWFLFMFGMSKLSTTTEMELKDIRNRQSRRRGPAATMIPAPENGKDEVAVKEKRSCKGMWKMLKSISMVLGCHSSKIANDVVKAAFV; this is encoded by the coding sequence ATGGCGGTTAAAGAATTATTTCACTCATCAGATCAAGAAGCGGGATATGAAGAAAGCACTCTACTGCAGCAGCAGGTAGATCCatacgaagaagaagaaactcTATCTCTTTCTGACCTTCCAATTTACAGTACTAGTGGCTCAATTTCAGCTAGATGGGGTGGTACTGATGatttctccaaagaagatggaAAAGACTTTGGTGGTGACCACGACGACAACAACGATGATAATTTGTTCGAGTTCTTCAGTGAAGAATTCACCACATCATCAACTAATAATTATGCAACCGCAGAGAACATAATCTTCTGCGGCAAACTCATTCCCttcaaaaacattaatattcCTCCACGTGCTGATGAAAGGAATATTATTAATACTGAACGCATGATCAATGTCCAAAAGGGTATTGCAAAGCGCAGTTCAAAAGGTTCAAAGAGTAGTTTTGAATCATGTGACTACTCATCGCTTGGGAAGGTGTCGCTGGTGAGGAGTCCCACAAATTCAAGATGGTTTTTGTTCATGTTTGGGATGTCAAAGTTGTCCACCACCACAGAGATGGAACTCAAAGATATTAGAAACCGGCAAAGCCGCCGGAGGGGACCCGCGGCGACGATGATTCCGGCGCCGGAGAATGGAAAAGATGAGGTGGCTGTGAAGGAGAAGAGAAGCTGCAAAGGGATGTGGAAGATGTTGAAGTCAATCTCTATGGTGTTAGGTTGCCACAGTAGCAAGATTGCAAACGACGTAGTAAAGGCTGCTTTTGTGTGA
- the LOC100815044 gene encoding beta-taxilin — protein MQNPDANQLPEVDSLPDGFVESTTEPLAPATPSPEQEKPLNSYKDDGPSDLIHSNERSNDLGEKEFQNNHDCSAESPSRSSMQQTEGAQITPPVANSVPESLLSSCCEVNEQQQGECQSSDGSTVVPLETKALPVKSTCPPETVDSSKNKKPETSEKRKSAKRTLKSEKELLEFTLKYQQVLAERDAALAVRDKLESLCRELQRQNKMLMEECKRVSTEGQNLRLDLSAKFQDAIKDVSNKLEERKDECLSQLKENDMLRNKLRQLVEQYELSEQQHAQKLKQKSLELQLADLKIKQHEEKLVQERSQIKVYAEQVSQLLATEKSLRLQLTTDGEKFQQFQEALSKSNEIFETFKQEIEKMAKSIKELKKENQFLKSKSEKSDVTLIELVDERERMKKQLEKTKNQKEKLESLCRSLQAERKQNSSENKSNNSVQT, from the exons ATGCAGAATCCAGATGCAAATCAACTTCCCGAAGTTGATTCGTTGCCAGATGGGTTTGTTGAGAGTACTACAGAGCCTCTTGCTCCTGCAACTCCATCTCCTGAACAAGAGAAACCCCTGAATAGTTACAAGGATGATGGTCCCTCTGACCTTATTCATTCTAATGAACGATCAAATGATTTGGGAGAAAAAGAGTTTCAAAACAATCATG ACTGCTCAGCGGAGAGTCCCTCTAGAAGCTCTATGCAGCAGACAGAAGGGGCACAGATTACACCTCCTGTAGCTAATTCTGTTCCCGAGTCTCTGCTGTCCAGTTGCTGTGAGGTAAATGAGCAACAACAAGGAGAATGCCAAAGTTCAGATGGAT CAACTGTTGTACCTTTGGAGACAAAAGCACTGCCTGTAAAGAGCACTTGTCCACCAGAGACTGTTGAttcttcaaaaaacaaaaaacct GAAACTAGTGAAAAGCGCAAAAGTGCAAAGCGTACTCTTAAATCAGAGAAGGAGCTTTTAGAATTTACACTGAAGTACCAACAAGTGTTGGCAGAAAGAGATGCAG CTCTTGCCGTCCGAGATAAGCTTGAGTCACTGTGCAGAGAGTTACAACGCCAAAATAAAATGCTGATG GAAGAATGCAAACGTGTATCAACTGAGGGGCAAAACTTAAGGCTGGACTTGTCAGCCAAGTTTCAAGATGCAATCAAG GATGTCAGCAATAAGCTTGAGGAGCGAAAGGATGAGTGCCTTTCTCAGCTAAAGGAGAATGACAT GTTAAGAAACAAGCTAAGACAGCTAGTTGAACAATATGAACTCTCTGAGCAGCAACATGCACAGAAG TTGAAGCAAAAATCATTGGAACTACAGCTTgctgatttaaaaattaagcaaCATGAGGAAAAATTGGTTCAAGAACGGTCACAGATAAAAGTATATGCAGAACAAGTATCTCAGTTATTAGCAACTGAGAAGAGTTTACGGTTGCAACTGACAACTGATGGAGAAAAATTCCAACAATTCCAG GAAGCATTGTCTAAGAGCAATGAGATTTTTGAAACATTCAAACAAGAGATTGAGAAG ATGGCAAAATCAATCAAGGAACTCAAGAAGGAGAATCAATTCTTGAAGAGTAAATCTGAGAAGTCTGATGTTACACTCATAGAGTTAGTTGATGAG CGGGAGCGCATGAAGAAACAACTGGAGAAAACTAAAAATCAGAAAGAAAAACTGGAATCATTATGCCGGTCACTTCAGGCAgaaaggaagcaaaattctTCAGAGAACAAGAGCAATAACTCGGTTCAAACATGA
- the LOC100808780 gene encoding uncharacterized protein — protein MDFFTRDINEDSMLRCPFLRNINEPTNFSFSSPLALPMPVRGAKGPIFEDGPNFDLAFRLFHGSDGVVPLSDRSFRPSEKKVQAEPPKSQFNPLAAKAATISLSSFGFGGAFGFDAFSEKWNNQKRKSKSSKNNPSSQDGSKHEAGNDWLQNGNCPIAKSYRAVSNVLPLVAKVIQPPPGIKYKCPQAVVAARAAIARTAFAKNLRPQSLPTKVLVIGMLGMAANVPLGIWREHTKKFSPTWFAAVHAAVPFIAMLRKSVLMPKSAMAFTIAASVLGQVIGSRAERYRLKAVAARKVSITETSGVGPLQLPVATKKDKHCGDAVDWNAVSLQLATTSPTDVFC, from the exons ATGGACTTCTTTACTAGAGACATAAATGAGGATTCTATGCTTAGATGCCCATTCTTGAGGAACATCAATGAGCCTACTAACTTCTCATTCTCTTCACCTTTGGCTTTACCAATGCCT GTTCGTGGAGCTAAAGGTCCAATTTTTGAAGATGGTCCCAATTTTGATTTGGCATTTAGGCTTTTCCACGGGAGTGATGGTGTAGTACCCTTATCTGACAGATCTTTTCGGCCTTCAGAGAAGAAAGTACAGGCAGAACCTCCCAAATCCCAATTCAATCCTTTAGCTGCAAAGGCAGCTACTATTAGTCTGTCATCATTTGGATTTGGTGGGGCTTTCGGTTTTGATGCATTTTCTGAGAAGTGGAACAACCagaaaagaaaatccaaatcATCAAAAAATAATCCTTCTTCGCAG GATGGTTCAAAGCATGAGGCAGGCAATGATTGGCTGCAAAACGGTAACTGCCCCATCGCCAAGTCATACCGGGCAGTTAGTAATGTCCTTCCACTTGTTGCAAAGGTTATTCAGCCTCCTCCAGGCATAAAATACAAGTGCCCACAAGCAGTAGTTGCAGCGCGGGCAGCTATCGCACGCACTGCATTTGCAAAGAACCTCCGTCCTCAGTCCCTGCCTACGAAGGTCCTCGTGATTGGGATGCTGGGCATGGCGGCTAATGTTCCCTTGGGTATATGGCGAGAACATACTAAGAAATTTTCGCCAACATGGTTTGCTGCAGTCCATGCAGCTGTTCCATTCATAGCAATGCTAAGGAAGTCTGTCTTGATGCCTAAATCAGCAATGGCATTTACTATTGCGGCATCGGTGTTAGGGCAAGTAATTGGTTCAAGAGCTGAGAGGTACAGGCTGAAGGCAGTTGCTGCAAGAAAGGTGTCTATAACTGAAACCTCTGGTGTTGGTCCTCTCCAGTTACCAGTGGCTACAAAAAAAGACAAGCACTGTGGTGATGCTGTGGACTGGAATGCAGTTTCTCTTCAGCTGGCAACAACTTCACCAACTGATGTATTTTGCTGA
- the LOC100808257 gene encoding uncharacterized protein yields MGTDKPNRVGSFIYITDPIRVFLSGASKDATLSDELRRTSSDLLLQSDVPYAQLRAVWMASDPSTRPDLTRLFSGTRFIFSSPKPREKSEELKARLKKLEDIAERKAYQELVKDITPPKDVPEPFSSYKDQLGFGLHVVVTMFTGYLLGYAAFRALFNHSPAMNAAGGILGLVGAMFVETFLFIIRSSNTDANKTRKSSQKARSSFSTSGIKKNQ; encoded by the exons ATGGGTACCGACAAGCCAAACCGGGTCGGGTCGTTTATATACATCACTGATCCGATTCGTGTTTTCCTCTCCGGCGCGTCGAAAGACGCGACTCTCTCCGACGAGCTTCGACGAACATCCTCCGATCTGCTCCTCCAATCGGATGTACCCTACGCGCAACTTCGCGCTGTGTGGATGGCCTCTGATCCATCCACCAGACCCGACTTGACCCGACTCTTTTCGGGCACCCGCTTCATCTTCTCCAGCCCTAAGCCCAGAGAGAAG AGTGAAGAATTGAAGGCGAGGCTGAAAAAGTTGGAAGACATAGCAGAGAGAAAAGCGTATCAAGAGCTTGTGAAGGATATTACGCCGCCTAAGGATGTTCCGGAACCGTTCTCTTCTTACAAGGATCAATTAGGCTTTG GTTTGCATGTTGTGGTTACCATGTTTACTGGCTATCTTCTCGGATATGCAGCATTTAGAGCATTGTTCAATCACAGTCCTGCCATG AATGCTGCTGGAGGAATTCTGGGGTTGGTTGGTGCCATGTTTGTGGAAACTTTCCTTTTCATTATTAGAAGTTCCAATACAGAtgccaacaaaacaagaaaatccAGTCAGAAGGCGAGATCATCCTTTTCAACATCCGGGATTAAGAAAAACCAGTAG